The Aliivibrio fischeri genome contains a region encoding:
- a CDS encoding GGDEF domain-containing protein, whose translation MIMNKYFIYQPNFFEGSIVSYEALIRFKDSTILPNEFIESLEDKTSFDKEVVSHVVSDKLTLKNNENIHISINIFAKSLESNEFVEHCEQIFSQHQGFTLELNFKNQVYELEKIKQNMSRLKALGVLFTLDDYGTECKHSDPLLGLNFDYIKIDRALISTISDDYLSFCFLRSLYHKLHKFLGYKVAIKGIENINQLNLINSFGSVISQGYHLSYPLELNELNSRHKEKNNRPLNSDNKYNEPIDRFIYNVNIARNNTELTVALSNLKRQDPFNLLGIDYNNFNLSALNLKYQELLDGIKSPSILFTTNLMKHCNCLFILRDEHGVAIYNNQKHIDYLGCSLVGMPVDEVLARYPDYQTCLQLDQQLLNKSSDILISNETVEVGSCTQHFHTYRQKIKYFDKTFIMTFVYEDDQEGNAAIDPLTGCFTKIKLNHIDTNLYNTMAFIDLDGFKSINDELGHQCGDLQLKEGARLINKYLRKEDLLIRFGGDEFILCFDSTSTTNISKKLAAIRTSFEEHFQQKGLDLSFSFGVSLIEHDVKNALEQADKAMYINKRKRKKSKKNKLHPA comes from the coding sequence ATGATTATGAATAAATACTTCATTTATCAGCCTAACTTCTTTGAAGGTTCTATTGTTTCTTACGAAGCATTAATTAGATTTAAAGACTCAACGATTCTTCCAAATGAATTCATTGAATCACTTGAAGATAAAACGTCTTTTGATAAAGAGGTTGTTTCGCATGTCGTATCAGACAAATTAACGTTAAAAAACAACGAAAACATTCATATTTCGATAAACATATTCGCAAAAAGTCTGGAATCAAATGAGTTTGTTGAACATTGCGAACAAATATTTTCTCAACATCAAGGATTTACTCTAGAACTTAACTTCAAAAACCAAGTCTATGAGTTAGAGAAAATAAAGCAAAATATGTCACGATTGAAGGCATTAGGCGTACTTTTTACTCTTGATGACTATGGAACAGAATGCAAGCACTCTGATCCATTACTAGGACTCAATTTTGATTATATAAAAATTGATCGTGCTCTTATTAGTACAATTAGTGATGACTATTTGTCATTTTGTTTTTTACGCTCTTTATATCATAAATTACATAAATTTCTCGGTTATAAAGTAGCGATAAAAGGCATTGAAAATATAAATCAGTTAAACTTAATTAACTCTTTTGGATCTGTCATATCACAAGGTTATCATTTATCGTATCCGTTAGAACTAAATGAACTTAATTCACGACATAAAGAAAAAAATAATCGTCCATTAAACAGTGATAATAAATACAATGAACCTATTGATCGTTTTATTTATAATGTAAACATTGCTAGAAATAATACTGAACTCACTGTCGCTCTTAGCAATCTAAAACGTCAAGACCCATTTAATTTACTTGGCATTGATTATAATAATTTTAATTTAAGCGCGTTAAATTTAAAGTATCAAGAATTGCTTGATGGGATTAAAAGCCCATCAATTCTTTTTACAACAAATTTAATGAAACATTGTAATTGTCTTTTCATTTTACGAGATGAACATGGGGTGGCAATCTATAATAACCAAAAACATATCGACTACCTTGGATGTAGCTTAGTCGGAATGCCAGTTGACGAAGTGTTGGCCAGATATCCTGACTATCAGACCTGCTTGCAACTTGACCAACAATTATTAAACAAAAGCTCAGATATTCTGATTTCCAATGAGACGGTAGAAGTAGGAAGTTGCACACAACACTTTCATACTTATAGACAGAAAATTAAATATTTTGATAAAACTTTCATTATGACTTTCGTCTATGAAGATGATCAAGAAGGAAATGCTGCGATAGACCCATTAACAGGCTGTTTTACAAAGATAAAGTTAAATCACATAGATACAAACCTGTATAACACCATGGCGTTTATTGATTTGGATGGTTTTAAAAGCATTAATGACGAGCTCGGACATCAGTGTGGTGATCTACAACTCAAAGAAGGTGCACGTTTAATTAATAAATACTTAAGAAAAGAAGATTTATTAATTCGTTTTGGTGGAGATGAGTTTATTTTATGCTTTGATTCAACCTCCACAACAAACATAAGTAAAAAATTAGCCGCTATACGAACGAGTTTTGAAGAACATTTTCAACAAAAAGGTCTAGATTTATCCTTCTCCTTTGGTGTTTCTTTAATAGAGCACGACGTAAAAAACGCATTAGAGCAAGCCGATAAAGCGATGTACATTAACAAGCGGAAACGCAAAAAGTCGAAGAAAAATAAGCTTCACCCGGCATGA